The following proteins are encoded in a genomic region of Roseofilum reptotaenium CS-1145:
- a CDS encoding serine/threonine-protein kinase, with protein MADVYKAIDYQKEGQQVAVKVFKHGQIERGVQSESFRREKQILAELKHLSIIELLDSGQDKETKEQFLVLEWMENNLEGLLKESPLEGWDSYWERLARPILTALAFAHERQCVHRDLKPSNILVGQDGRIKLADFGISKLRSYFQPTVTLREFVSRPFTPPEEDDGSYQYSRDIFSFGVVALKCLTNIDLVDYASIQTAIADLDAPPEIIEIIERSIATDPAERQPNAEVLLAEIDAIQQKRSRTQQFKVQSCYLKLTSKCLNRMQDMLSIYSANEIHKIILDDLNGEVNCGIRPYKFKNNDSNSEGDHYEVYGSSYRYHVKVDDREKNHLVIFNAWDTPHSQLEQRRDLAWSLPYQLKFGTPTYSYEAVEIIQELQDAVVEHESNIKEQVIEKDKQKVFQVWWDILRAKTDWEEQREKSLKYLTFKTDRNRVIFQLAELPEDDIVGQSRHVKNSKGFSLLGGDVIEVESDELHLYVRYGQTDRLPQQGELSFDTRLAEIAINRQKSALDAIRYDRAIRSDLRNLLINPDEIKVPTLESEVQFIQDLNASQQEVVRSALSMQDFLLVQGPPGTGKTTFITEVILQTLQQNPEARILLSSQTHVALDNVLERIQAKNPNLKLIRIGSPERVSEGVHSLLLEEQMEKWREEALAKSQDFLAAWSVNHGISQKHLEKAILFQELKNIVLEIENLRVELQRRKQEKGENHPDLVSFKGKQKRRLLAAQEQEFSQLNEEIKELQKKAKSLRDEQKQKVKRLQGITKLKANELLKLTSVDLEHQSNNLIDPNAPNAKLLQQLINLQTEWFDQFGRNERFNDPLIKRSQLVAGTCIGISRAINNSEFDLCIVDEASKATATEVLVPMSRSKKWLLVGDPKQLPPFQDEASRNTGFLEQYELTPDNVKETLFDRLLRILPDECQKLLATQHRMVEPIGKLISTCFYDGKLESSGPEIDKVLSIVLPKPVTWLTTSKLPNSRKQSADSSFNNSCEVTVIFQWLKQLNQAAMEAQRNYKVAVLSGYAAQLKLLKRRLDAKQTGLQALAIECNTVDAFQGREADILIYSITRSNKDGKIGFLRDEARLNVALSRGRVGLLIVGDHQFCRSLNHSPLHDVLHYIEQNPEDCICVETSL; from the coding sequence ATGGCAGACGTATATAAGGCCATTGACTACCAAAAAGAGGGTCAGCAAGTAGCAGTCAAAGTCTTTAAACATGGGCAAATTGAGCGAGGAGTTCAATCAGAATCGTTCAGACGAGAAAAGCAAATTCTTGCAGAACTCAAACACCTTAGCATTATTGAACTTCTTGACTCAGGGCAAGATAAAGAAACCAAAGAACAATTCCTTGTTTTGGAATGGATGGAGAACAATTTAGAAGGACTTCTTAAAGAGTCTCCATTAGAGGGATGGGACTCTTACTGGGAAAGGCTTGCTCGTCCAATACTTACAGCCCTTGCATTTGCACATGAGCGTCAATGCGTTCATCGAGATCTCAAACCCAGCAATATTCTCGTCGGGCAAGATGGCAGAATAAAGTTAGCTGATTTTGGCATCTCGAAACTTAGAAGTTATTTCCAACCGACTGTCACATTGCGAGAATTTGTTTCTCGTCCCTTCACACCACCAGAAGAGGATGATGGTTCTTATCAGTATAGCCGTGATATATTTAGTTTTGGGGTGGTTGCACTAAAATGCCTGACAAATATTGACCTTGTTGACTACGCTAGTATTCAAACGGCGATCGCTGATCTTGATGCACCACCTGAGATTATTGAAATTATTGAACGGTCTATTGCAACCGATCCTGCTGAACGGCAACCAAATGCAGAAGTCTTGTTAGCAGAAATAGACGCTATTCAGCAAAAACGATCTCGAACTCAGCAATTTAAGGTTCAATCTTGCTACTTAAAATTAACTTCAAAGTGTTTAAATAGAATGCAAGATATGCTAAGTATTTATTCTGCAAATGAAATCCATAAGATTATTCTTGACGATCTCAATGGTGAAGTAAATTGTGGAATACGACCGTATAAATTCAAAAATAATGATAGTAACTCTGAGGGAGATCACTACGAAGTTTACGGTAGCTCTTATCGATATCATGTAAAGGTAGATGATAGAGAGAAAAACCATCTAGTTATCTTTAATGCTTGGGATACACCTCATTCTCAACTGGAACAGAGACGAGATCTAGCATGGAGTTTGCCATATCAACTTAAGTTTGGCACTCCAACCTATTCATATGAAGCTGTAGAGATTATTCAGGAGCTACAAGATGCAGTTGTTGAGCATGAGTCTAATATCAAAGAGCAGGTTATTGAGAAAGACAAACAGAAGGTATTTCAAGTTTGGTGGGATATTTTGCGAGCCAAGACTGATTGGGAAGAGCAGAGGGAGAAATCTCTTAAATATCTTACCTTCAAAACTGATCGTAATCGAGTGATTTTTCAATTAGCAGAATTGCCTGAAGATGATATTGTTGGGCAGTCCCGTCATGTCAAAAACTCTAAGGGGTTCAGCCTTTTGGGTGGAGATGTTATAGAGGTAGAAAGTGATGAATTACATCTATATGTTAGATACGGACAAACCGATCGACTACCTCAACAGGGTGAACTTTCTTTCGATACTCGATTGGCTGAAATTGCGATTAATCGACAGAAAAGTGCTTTAGATGCCATTCGATACGATCGCGCTATTCGTTCTGATTTGCGAAATCTATTAATCAACCCTGATGAAATTAAAGTTCCTACTTTAGAGTCTGAAGTTCAGTTTATCCAAGATTTGAACGCATCACAGCAGGAAGTCGTGAGATCTGCTCTCTCAATGCAAGACTTTTTGTTGGTACAGGGACCACCAGGTACGGGAAAAACAACTTTTATCACGGAAGTTATTCTACAAACACTGCAACAAAATCCTGAAGCACGAATTTTACTTAGCTCTCAGACTCATGTTGCGCTAGATAATGTATTAGAACGGATTCAAGCTAAGAATCCCAACTTGAAACTCATCCGAATTGGCAGTCCAGAAAGAGTTTCAGAAGGTGTTCACTCATTACTTTTAGAGGAGCAAATGGAGAAATGGCGCGAGGAGGCACTAGCCAAAAGTCAAGATTTTCTAGCTGCTTGGTCGGTAAATCATGGAATATCTCAAAAACATTTGGAGAAAGCAATCTTATTCCAGGAACTCAAAAATATTGTGCTAGAGATAGAAAACTTGAGGGTGGAACTACAGCGTCGAAAGCAAGAAAAAGGAGAAAATCACCCTGATTTAGTAAGTTTCAAAGGAAAACAAAAACGAAGACTATTAGCGGCACAAGAACAAGAGTTTAGCCAATTAAACGAAGAAATCAAAGAATTACAGAAAAAGGCAAAATCTTTACGAGATGAACAAAAGCAAAAAGTCAAGCGTCTTCAGGGAATAACTAAACTCAAAGCTAATGAGTTATTAAAATTGACCAGTGTAGATCTAGAGCATCAGAGCAATAATTTGATTGACCCAAATGCACCCAACGCTAAATTACTTCAGCAACTTATAAACCTGCAAACAGAATGGTTCGATCAATTTGGTCGTAATGAACGATTTAACGATCCATTAATTAAGCGATCGCAACTTGTTGCTGGAACTTGTATCGGCATTTCAAGGGCAATTAACAATTCTGAATTCGACCTTTGTATTGTAGATGAGGCTTCCAAAGCAACTGCGACAGAAGTCTTAGTACCAATGTCGCGTTCTAAAAAGTGGCTGTTAGTAGGAGATCCAAAACAACTTCCACCCTTTCAGGATGAAGCCAGCCGAAACACTGGTTTTCTTGAGCAATACGAATTGACTCCAGACAATGTTAAGGAAACTTTGTTCGATCGCCTTTTAAGAATCTTACCGGATGAATGCCAGAAACTGCTGGCTACTCAACATCGCATGGTAGAACCAATTGGTAAACTCATTAGCACCTGTTTCTATGATGGTAAACTAGAAAGTAGCGGCCCTGAAATCGATAAAGTTTTAAGTATAGTTTTACCAAAACCTGTTACGTGGTTAACGACATCAAAGCTTCCTAATAGTCGCAAGCAAAGTGCTGATTCTAGCTTTAATAATTCCTGTGAAGTGACTGTCATCTTTCAATGGTTGAAGCAACTAAATCAAGCAGCTATGGAAGCCCAGAGGAACTATAAAGTAGCAGTTTTAAGTGGTTATGCGGCACAGTTGAAATTGCTGAAGCGTAGGTTAGATGCAAAACAAACTGGCTTGCAGGCATTAGCAATTGAGTGCAATACCGTTGATGCTTTTCAGGGACGTGAAGCTGATATCCTCATTTATTCTATTACTCGCTCCAACAAAGATGGAAAAATCGGCTTCTTACGCGATGAAGCTAGGTTGAATGTTGCCTTATCCAGAGGGCGAGTTGGTCTTTTAATTGTAGGCGATCATCAGTTTTGTCGATCGTTGAATCATAGTCCTCTACATGACGTTTTGCACTACATCGAACAAAATCCAGAAGACTGCATTTGCGTGGAGACGAGCTTATGA